One Bombina bombina isolate aBomBom1 chromosome 5, aBomBom1.pri, whole genome shotgun sequence DNA segment encodes these proteins:
- the LOC128659699 gene encoding zinc finger protein 252, protein MNSALVTFEEIAVYFSEEEWSSLEEWQKALYKDVMRDNYQMVLSLGRPDVISSIELGFDPFIGSLKGRGHYANFHGDGKDCAYEKQPEASQEIQKGDSVPQSHRESAEYTSLQEGPMDDSPGTSMKRQRKYPKVNPFRWVKQQKSMEGGKRKRSCKAEYKEYTDSVPDYSLDVNDNITEDDEPATSTEPSLYNDKSVSLRPHRPSTRRQANEKTDKVNKPVKFSQICAGTSEEIPNQTVENQRKDDQRKRNILCQQKPEKKMPGVCDNSVTTSNFTHINGRGLCFSKREDYDALDHLDREDTSGVICREVSKLQQKGKLLVYDSSAQAGESKTPEIKNTKAPDNGDKSVGTMKNVENRQTTQTKAIETPKNSQESKNISRDTLHGAHCPGPPCKDSIEVTQTPEKGKRGIISVLKNNTKHRKDRHVRFSDTVTMFMIEGREGKSGFKKGDNGSQSRRHVSRPSLLEEPVRQPRVILSRHVKTVEQEQLHAEKNISNTIKKDENRENFQSRRKNSKVCCTDNEESDDANNNVLAESSKSNRMRQWTETERREFKKIELADLSITILADEDSDQIPQAQILKMYSVSEEKTNVLTGEKDEQTVCAGEMKMSKESESMELVRKETSNAGSERIPTKDNHLIKSYSCTYCGKITHWSKLNFYQKANIGKMPYKCSKCIRWKGMNIFTAPVPAGEVECDNSDDTGPSSSGVNKLAVSPSKNYSNRIAENIPVTSLQKVHSENRSFPCSINAEMNPKLISDDEKMRESETMTAVKNKSTERGINNTKEKSQNISGDNKQQKRSGNLESKSDGVYAHLTKTDQDNIERIRKKYVACENCGKHFNKRRFLQNMFSTNKKPFRCIRCKKPFDRDSGNKTKKVKNLEHHQKSASKQTSNSVSPESKNSKKKYKRKKGAKVDKRFKSSTVKVTKSDQSLQEKPVNKREYCCGEHNPKLNSESSVCCKCGKSLKKKTPETEPVKKKRPYKKRKPKPTLDESDPYSCKICGKTFTRKFSAMKHKSVHTGEKPFSCDVCGKHFRDRINVRLHMRTHTKEKPYTCLECGKQFSQASAVVVHQRTHTNERPFECLECGKSFSDRSTLLNHKRIHTGEKPFACKYCGKTFKQQAHVGRHEKIHTGEKPYGCTICGKRFIDRTKLIKHELIHTRKK, encoded by the exons ATGAATTCG GCTCTGGTGACGTTTGAAGAAATCGCTGTATATTTCTCAGAGGAGGAGTGGTCGTCTCTGGAAGAATGGCAGAAGGCGCTGTATAAAGACGTTATGAGGGACAATTACCAAATGGTGCTCTCCCTCG GTCGTCCTGATGTTATATCTAGCATTGAATTAGGATTTGACCCATTTATCGGCAGTTTGAAGGGAAGAGGCCATTATGCAAACTTTCATGGGG ATGGAAAAGATTGTGCATATGAGAAGCAACCAGAAGCCAGCCAAGAGATTCAGAAAGGAGATTCAGTGCCACAAAGCCACAGGGAATCTGCTGAGTACACAAGTCTGCAGGAAGGCCCTATGGATGATAGTCCAGGTACAAGCATGAAACGCCAGAGAAAGTACCCAAAAGTTAACCCTTTTAGATGGGTAAAGCAACAGAAAAGTATGGAAGGCGGTAAGCGAAAACGATCGTGCAAAGCGGAGTACAAGGAATACACAGACAGTGTGCCTGATTATTCACTGGATGTTAACGATAATATAACAGAAGATGATGAGCCGGCAACATCCACAGAACCTTCTCTTTACAATGACAAGTCAGTATCTCTGAGGCCACATAGACCTAGTACAAGGAGACAGGCAAACGAAAAGACTGACAAAGTTAACAAGCCTGTAAAGTTCTCACAGATTTGTGCAGGGACATCTGAGGAGATACCTAACCAGACTGTTGAAAATCAGAGAAAAGATGATCAAAGAAAGAGAAATATTTTATGTCAACAAAAACCGGAGAAAAAAATGCCAGGTGTATGTGATAACAGCGTAACCACCTCAAACTTTACTCATATTAATGGAAGAGGTTTGTGCTTTTCCAAGAGGGAAGATTATGATGCACTAGACCACTTGGACAGAGAAGATACATCTGGGGTTATATGTAGAGAGGTTAGCAAACtccagcaaaaaggaaaactaCTTGTGTATGATAGCAGTGCTCAAGCAGGCGAATCCAAGACTCCTGAAATCAAGAACACCAAAGCCCCAGATAATGGTGACAAAAGTGTTGGAACAATGAAAAATGTGGAAAACAGACAGACAACACAAACAAAAGCCATTGAAACCCCAAAAAACAGTCAAGAAAGCAAGAACATTAGCAGAGACACTCTCCATGGGGCACACTGCCCTGGGCCTCCCTGTAAAGACAGCATTGAGGTCACACAAACACCAGAAAAGGGTAAGAGAGGAATTATatcagtgctgaaaaataatacaAAGCATAGAAAGGACAGGCATGTCAGATTTAGTGATACAGTCACTATGTTCATGATTGAAGGTCGTGAGGGTAAAAGTGGTTTTAAAAAGGGAGATAATGGCTCGCAGAGTAGGAGACATGTGTCCAGGCCTAGTTTGCTTGAAGAGCCAGTAAGACAGCCACGAGTGATCCTGAGTAGGCACGTCAAAACAGTGGAGCAAGAGCAGTTACATGCAGAAAAAAATATCTCTAATACGATTAAGAAAGATGAGAACCGAGAAAACTTTCAATCCAGAAGAAAAAACTCAAAAGTTTGTTGCACAGACAATGAGGAAAGTGATGACGCAAACAATAATGTACTAGCAGAGTCAAGCAAAAGCAATAGAATGAGGCAGTGGACAGAGACAGAGAGGCGTGAGTTCAAGAAAATAGAACTGGCTGATTTGTCCATAACTATATTGGCTGATGAGGACAGTGACCAGATACCTCAGGCTCAAATCCTAAAGATGTACAGTGTGAGTGAGGAAAAGACAAATGTTCTCACGGGTGAGAAAGACGAGCAAACAGTCTGTGCAGGAGAGATGAAAATGTCCAAAGAATCTGAATCTATGGAACTTGTAAGGAAGGAGACGTCTAATGCCGGTTCTGAAAGAATCCCAACAAAGGATAATCACTTGATTAAATCCTATTCATGTACATATTGTGGTAAAATAACTCACTGGTCAAAACTGAATTTTTATCAGAAAGCCAACATAGGGAAAATGCCATATAAGTGTAGTAAGTGCATCAGATGGAAAGGCATGAATATCTTCACTGCACCTGTTCCAGCTGGAGAAGTAGAATGCGATAACAGTGATGATACTGGTCCAAGTAGTTCTGGAGTAAATAAACTAGCAGTTAGTCCATCCAAAAACTATAGTAACAGAATTGCTGAAAACATACCCGTCACCTCACTGCAAAAAGTTCACTCTGAAAATAGATCCTTCCCCTGCAGTATAAATGCAGAAATGAATCCCAAGCTAATAAGTGATGATGAAAAAATGCGTGAATCTGAGACAATGACAGCAGTAAAGAACAAGAGCACTGAAAGAGGCATCAATAATACGAAAGAAAAATCTCAAAACATTTCAGGTGATAACAAGCAGCAAAAACGTTCTGGAAATTTGGAAAGCAAGAGTGATGGAGTCTACGCACATTTGACTAAAACTGACCAAGACAATATAGAACGTATCAGGAAAAAATACGTGGCTTGTGAAAATTGTGGGAAACATTTTAACAAGCGAAGATTTCTGCAAAATATGTTCAGCACAAACAAAAAGCCTTTTAGGTGCATTAGATGCAAGAAACCGTTTGATAGAGACTCTGGAAATAAAACAAAGAAAGTGAAGAACTTAGAACATCACCAGAAATCGGCTAGTAAGCAGACTAGTAATTCTGTTTCTCcagaaagtaaaaacagtaaaaaaaaatacaaacgtaaGAAAGGTGCTAAAGTTGATAAAAGGTTTAAAAGTTCTACTGTCAAGGTGACAAAATCTGATCAGTCATTGCAAGAAAAACCTGTAAATAAAAGAGAATACTGTTGCGGAGAGCATAACCCAAAACTAAACAGTGAGTCAAGTGTTTGCTGCAAATGTGGTAAGAGCCTTAAGAAGAAAACTCCAGAGACTGAGCCTGTAAAAAAGAAACGTCCTTATAAAAAAAGAAAGCCTAAACCAACTTTAGATGAAAGTGACCCTTATAGTTGCAAGATATGTGGGAAAACATTCACACGTAAATTTTCAGCAATGAAGCACAAGTCTGTACACACAGGCGAGAAACCTTTTTCCTGTGACGTATGTGGGAAACATTTCAGGGACCGTATTAATGTTAGACTTCACATGAGAACCCATACTAAGGAGAAACCCTATACTTGCCTGGAATGTGGGAAACAGTTTAGCCAAGCATCAGCAGTTGTTGTACACCAAAGAACGCACACAAACGAGAGACCATTTGAGTGTTTGGAATGTGGGAAGTCTTTTAGTGATCGCTCAACATTACTGAACCATAAGAGAATTCATACTGGGGAGAAACCTTTTGCCTGCAAGTATTGTGGCAAGACATTTAAACAGCAGGCACATGTTGGCAGGCATGAAAAAATTCATACAGGTGAGAAACCGTATGGATGTACAATTTGTGGGAAACGATTTATTGATCGGACAAAGCTTATTAAACATGAACTTATCCACACAAGAAAAAAATGA